Within Stella humosa, the genomic segment CTGCTGCTGGCGCCCCGCGGGGTGGAGGGTGCGTTTGCGGCCGGGGTGAAGCAGGCGGCCGGCGACGCCGGATCGGTCGTCGACCAGTCGCACGGCAAGACGCGCCTCGGCCTGTCCGGTGTCATGGCCCGGGAGGCGCTCGCCAAGGGCTGCCGCATCGACCTCGACCCGTCGGCCTTCGGCCCCGGCCGGTCGGCGGTGACGCAGATCTCCCAGACCGGCTGCGTCCTGCTGCAACGCGATGACACGCCCGCCTTCGAGCTGGTCGTCGGGTCGAGCTATGCCATTCCCTTCTTCGACTGGCTGACCCATGCGGCGGCCGGGTTCGGCTACGAGATCCGCTAGCCGCCACTGCCCGGCCGTGGCCGTCCCGGCCGGCCATTCCCACCGGACGCACAACCCCAGATGCCCGACAGCGCCGAGCCTGCCCGCCGATCCGTCGGCGTCTTCCGCCATCGCGGCTTTGCCGTCTATTGGGGTGGGCGCTTCCTCACCACCTTTGCTGCCCAATTCATCAGCGTCTCGGTCGGCTGGCACGTCTACAGCCTGACGCGCGACCCGCTCGACCTGGGGCTGGTCGGCCTGTTCCAGTTCCTGCCCTTCCCCGTCCTCATCTTCGTCACCGGCACGGTGGCCGATCGCTTCGACCGGCGCTGGATCATGGGCATCTGCATCGCCGGGCAGATCCTGTGCGTGGCCGGCCTGCTGGCGCTGATCCTGGCGGGCGACGGGCGGACTTGGCCAATTTTCGCGCTACTGGTCCTGTTCGGGACCGCGCGCGCCTTCCTCGGCCCCGCCTCGCAGTCGATCACGCCCAACCTGGTGCCGAGTGCGGAACTGGCGACGGCGGTCGCCTGGACCACCTCCTCCTGGCAGGTGGCGACGATCCTGGGCCCGGTCGTGGGCGGCCTCCTCTACGGCCTGGCGCCCTCCGTGCCGTTCGCCGCCGCCGCCCTGCTGATGGCAGCCGCCGTCGCCATGACGGCGCTGATCCCGGCGATGCCGCGCGCCAGCCTGCCGGGGGCCGTCGACTGGCCGGCGCTGAGTGCCGGCTTCCGCTACATCTGGAAGGAGAAGGTGGTGCTGGGCGCCATCTCGCTCGACCTGTTCGCGGTGCTGCTCGGCGGTGCCGTCGCCCTGCTGCCCGCCTATGCCGGCGACATCCTGCATGTCGGGCCGGTCGGGCTCGGCCTCCTGCGGGCGGCCCCCGGCGTCGGCGCGCTCGCCATGGCGCTGTGGCTGACCCGACGGCCGATCACCGACCATGCCGGCATCGTCATGTTCGCGGGCGTGGCCGGCTTCGGCCTCTTCGCCTGCGTCTTCGGCCTGTCGGTGTGGCCGGCGCTCTCGATCCTGGCCCTGCTGCTGATGGGGGCGACCGACATGATCAGCGTCTATGTGCGCGAGACGCTGATCCAGCTCTGGACGCCCGACCACCTGCGCGGGCGCGTCAACGCGGTCAACATGGTCTTCATCGGGGCGTCGAACGAGCTGGGCGCCTTCCGCGCCGGGGTGTCGGCCGCCCTGATCGGCATCGTCCCCGCGGTCGTCGTCGGCGGCGCCGGCACGATGCTGGTGGCCGGCTTGTGGGCCCACTGGTTTCCGCGCCTGCGGGCCATTCGCCGGGTCGATCAGGTGGACCGATCGGCGTAGACTGGCGCAGAAGTCCAATCTGGGGAGAAGGGCGCATGGGCATCACGGCGATGAACCACTTCACGGTCCTCACCGACGACCTCGACGCGACGATCGGTTTCTACGGCATGTTCGGGCTGAACCCGGGCTGGCGGCCGCCGTTCGGCTTTCCCGGTGCCTGGCTCTATTCCGGCGAGACGGCGATCCTGCACGTCATCAAGCGCGACGAAGTCACCCGCATCGACGGGCTGCTCGACCACATGGCTTTCTCGGCCGTCGACCTGCCGGCGGTCGCCGCCCGGCTGAAGGCGGCCGGCCACGACTACGACCTGCGGCGGCTGGCCGGCGGCGGCATCTGGCAGCTCTTCACCCGCGACCCGGCCGGCGCCAAGGTCGAGTTCGACTTCGCCAAGGACGAGCCGGCGCCGGAAGGCTACGTCGCCTAGGCCCCCCTACCGGAGCGAGGCGTTCACCTTGTCGAGCGCCTTCGCCCCCGGCACCAGGGCCGCGTCGTCCAGGCTGTTGAGCGGGGTCGCCACGGTCGACAGCGCGTCGTGCAGGTCGGCCGATTCCGGGTCGACATAGAGCAGGCCCGTCACCACCTCGCCCTTGGCCGCCTGCTGCTGCAGGTAGGAGATGGCCGCCCCGCGGTCGCGCG encodes:
- a CDS encoding sarcosine oxidase subunit gamma, producing MSAPEPWSPLAGHLVAGRHGAVTGEPLALREVASSIVDLAARRGRAGDLVAAIRGAFGFDLPAPGRWAGDGEVTAVWIKPETWLLLAPRGVEGAFAAGVKQAAGDAGSVVDQSHGKTRLGLSGVMAREALAKGCRIDLDPSAFGPGRSAVTQISQTGCVLLQRDDTPAFELVVGSSYAIPFFDWLTHAAAGFGYEIR
- a CDS encoding MFS transporter yields the protein MPDSAEPARRSVGVFRHRGFAVYWGGRFLTTFAAQFISVSVGWHVYSLTRDPLDLGLVGLFQFLPFPVLIFVTGTVADRFDRRWIMGICIAGQILCVAGLLALILAGDGRTWPIFALLVLFGTARAFLGPASQSITPNLVPSAELATAVAWTTSSWQVATILGPVVGGLLYGLAPSVPFAAAALLMAAAVAMTALIPAMPRASLPGAVDWPALSAGFRYIWKEKVVLGAISLDLFAVLLGGAVALLPAYAGDILHVGPVGLGLLRAAPGVGALAMALWLTRRPITDHAGIVMFAGVAGFGLFACVFGLSVWPALSILALLLMGATDMISVYVRETLIQLWTPDHLRGRVNAVNMVFIGASNELGAFRAGVSAALIGIVPAVVVGGAGTMLVAGLWAHWFPRLRAIRRVDQVDRSA
- a CDS encoding VOC family protein, producing MGITAMNHFTVLTDDLDATIGFYGMFGLNPGWRPPFGFPGAWLYSGETAILHVIKRDEVTRIDGLLDHMAFSAVDLPAVAARLKAAGHDYDLRRLAGGGIWQLFTRDPAGAKVEFDFAKDEPAPEGYVA